GCTCATTTCGATATCAGCAAAGTTTGTTCCCACAATCATGAACCTTGTCAAGAATCTTGCTGAACAAGGGGAAGCTCCTCCTCCAGCTACTCCAGAGAACCGTCGTCCTAGCAACAACACTTCTTCATCAGAAAATCCACCAGAGCACAAAAGTGCATCAAAGACGGATTGAGAGGAGAGTAACAAAGAATCTTCTTACGATTTTCCAAAGGTTTTGTTCTCCAATACTTGGTGTTTTTTAACTTGTTTAAAANNNNNNNNNNNNNNNNNNNNNNNNNNNNNNNNNNNNNNNNNNNNNNNNNNNNNNNNNNNNNNNNNNNNNNNNNNNNNNNNNNNNNNNNNNNNNNNNNNNNTCTTTTTCTcgacttctctctctctctctgttctctGCCTTGGGAACTGCAACGGAAGAGGCGGAGATTTGGTAGATTCGGATCGGGAATTTTTTTGGGGGTCAGAGTAAATCCGGTTTACGATTTGTTTTCAGAACCGGTTGAAGTTATCGAATTGAGACCACCGGAGAAGCAGAAGAAGGATGTTGCCAGTGACTCCACCGCTGATCGATCCGGGACGACGAAGTCAACGGCATGGTGGATTCCATAAAAGTGTTTGTACTTCAGTTAACGAGTGTATGTGTCATGGGATACCAGATTCTCGCCAGCTACAGGTTTGGATTGTGCTTTTTAATGGATTTTATATGTTTACCACTCACTGTTGTATCTTATTGTAGAGTGGAGATATAATAAACATCGATGTCACGGTTTGCTTGGATGTAAGTCTTTTTGGCTTCTTTCACTTCTCTGTAGACAGTTTTACTTACACGCTGTTTTAAGTCACTAAAGCTTGAGACATCGaatcatattaaaatttgtGGATTTTGAAACTGCAACAGAGTTACCATGGAGATACATCAAGAACTTTCTTCTGTGGAGAAGTAAGTGAAGGTTTTAAACAACTTGTaaaggttagttttcttttttttcttttgttctcatTGTGTTGTCTCTGCATTGTTAATAATAAATGGATTCTGTTTAGTGTGCTAATTGTTGTTGGTTTATTGTTCTGGAAGGTTACGGAGGAATGCTTGGAGAAAGGAATAGTCGTTTGTAAAGATGGAGCAAGCTTCAAGAAAATCGGCAAGAGAATAAGGTAGTAACCAAAACCATTCTCGATGGAATGAATATAGTAAAGCTAGTAGCATGCTGAAACAATCTCGGTGGTTTAACGTTTCAAATAGCGACCATGCTGAAAAGTACGGCTACAACGTGGTGGAGCGCTTTGTCGGGCATGGTGTTGGACCAGTGTTCCACTCTGAACCCTTGATTTATCATTACCGTAAGTTATATATCTTCCTTAGTAGAACGCTTAAGTTTTGTTCTCTGTAACAATGATCAAAAACAATACTTGGATATGTAAGTGCCAAGCATTTCGTTTTTGTGGCTCATTTCCTAATCCCATTTTGCAGGAAATGATGAGCCTGGGCAAATGGTTGAGGGACAAACTTTCACAATCGGTTAGCCAATTTTTTTCGCTCTTCCATGTCatggttttcctttttttttttaatattatgatgACTCTATAATAACAAGTTGTTGGATACAATATGGGCGTTGCAGAACCGATTCTAACGATTGGAACCACGGAATGTGTAACATGGCCAGACAACTGGACTACTTTAACAGCTGATGGTGGGGTAGCCGCCATGATTTGTTGACCAGACATGTGATCTCGTTGCTGGATTCATACCATGACCTCACTGGATTGCCCTGGTAAAAAGACAGACACAGCAGCTTTCATCAGAGCACTtgctgttttgtttctttcttagTTGAATAGTTCAGTTTTTGTGTCTTGAGTTAATTTCACTCATATGAATTTGCCAGGTGGGTCGTGATTGCTTCGTCCACAGTGGCTGTCAGAACGGCTCTGCTTCCTGTCTTGATTTTGCAGCGCAAGCAGACAAAAACCATTTCACAATTCTTACCGAAGTGTGAGtcctctcctctctttctctttttgatAAGTTGCTAAAAGTTTGATAGTTTATTTCTAGTACCGCCTTTTTGGCCTCCAAAGGGTTCAGGAAGAAGTGTTGTTGAACAGTTTATGCTCTTTCGGAATCAAAGAAAAGCTCTTGGCTACCCTTCCTTCCTTTGGATTCCTGCTTATTTCTCCATCTAGGTGAAATACACTTCTTCTTTGAGTGGAAACTAAAGTTATTAATAGGCTTGCTTACTTACTCCTCCTTCTCTTGTTTCTTGCAGATCTCATGTTTTTTCTTGTGGATAACTAGCATTAGAAGAATGTCACTTGATCATCATCCTGGCTTTGATAcggtaattatttttttattattactagGACTAATACTAATTCTGTCGCCCATTTGGTCAGATCTTATGATGCCGTTTTGTTTTCATTGCTTGCATTTGCATTGCAGGGTGGGGCTTTATGGTTCCAGAATTTGACTGAAATCCCCAACGGTCTTTATGGTCCACTTTTCCCCTTTTTGGTTACCGGTTTGCATTACACAAACACTCAGGTGTTTATTTACTCTTGTTCAATCAAATGTTAACCTTATGTAACGAACTATGCTACATCTCATCAGGTGAATTATACACTTCCTGATCTTTTCTAGCTTGTTTTGATGCTTCATATGTAATGTATTTATTATTGTTTCAGTAGTTGTTATGCATTGACTTGTGGTTTAGCTACCACCCGTTGAGTTTACTGTGTCCATCGTAGGAAAACTGAAACATTCAACAAAAAGAATGCTGAGGGTTACCACTAACCATCCTTGGACTCTTTCTGTCAGAtgcttctttgttttttctgttttttccttttcactTTACAGGGAAAACGAAGACAGAACACAAAGACAAAGGCAAAGGACAACAATGGCGGAACTCATGGCCATGGGAAATGATGTTCATATTGCTGTGAAGAATGATGTCAAAGAGAGCAGATCGACTCTGGTTTGGGCTTTGAGGAACCTTGGTGCCAAGAAAGTCTGCATCTTCCATGTTTATCAGCCAAAAACTGCTTCTCATGCTGGTAATTTTCATTACCGATTGATTTATATGGTCCCCATGTAGCAATTTTTGATGCTTCATATGTAATGTATTTCTTGGTGATGTTTTCAGCACGTAAGCTTGAAGAACTGGAGGCCATCATTTACGAGACATTACATGATTATTTTGACATCTGTCAACAAGAAGGGGTGTTGTTTTGTTCTGTTGCCTTCTTCATATATATTAGTGAAGTATTTCTCTTCTTGCTTTGAAATTGTTGTGTTCCTCCTGATTCTTGTTGTCCGATCGCAGGTGAACGAGGACGATATTTACATATCGTGTATAGAGATGAACGATGTGAAGCAAGGGATATTAGAACTCATCTATGAAAGCAAAATTAAGAAGCTCGTTATGGGATCTGCATCAGATCATCATTATTCCGAGTACGCAttggaaatctattatatttttaaatctctaAGTTCACTCGTGTAGACTTGACAGAAAAATTTACAGGAAGATATTCGATCTCAAGTCCAGAAAGGCAAGTACGTGTACCAACAGAGTATAAACTcgtataaatatgtatataacctagtaaattaatttgtaaacacttttaaataaatgtataaactcttataaatagctTATAAGTTCTTGTAAATAGTATTAAATAGCCTTGTAGAAGTAATTAATAGCCTTGGGTGCAAGATGTCTTGCTCTTCTTACAAGGTAGGACCAAGTACCAAGTTTCTGAGACTATTCAGGACAATAGAAATTTCAGCTGCATTGACAAGACAAGTGGATGTTTACATTGTGGTTGCAGGAGACTTGGTTGGAATTAGATTGGTATCTTGTGCTAATTGCGGCATGACTTCAGTTTGATATTTTGTGCTCTTTTCTGACAtgtattcatttatttaatgcTAGCAGGAAGTAATAGAAGTGCACGTGCTTGGTGTTCAACTGATAGATACCGTGCTTTTGCTTTTCCAccaaaagtaaacaaaaattgaaTGTCTAAGTATGGAGTTTGAATATTTTGCAGGGCTATAGCTGTGAAAATCAGCTTATAAGCcattataaatcagtttataagccattataaatcagtttataaatctttataaattacttCATAAACACTTATCattcagttgacaaaaaattcataaaaacaatttataaactcttataaatcagtttaaaactttcataaattatttttgagttGCTTATACTCATTCTTTCTAGAATCCCTCACAAGAATTCTCAAGTTACACACATTTATATGTTCTTATAGATATGTGCGATCAACTCttgtttaaaaactttttttataaagacttataaatcgTCAACTCTTGTTTTAAAACtgtttataaagacttataagtcgtcaactcttgttttaaaactttttataaagacttataaacTGTCGAGTTGtactttaaaaatgattttataaaggtttataaatcatttataggaatatatatatatatatatatatatatatatatatatatatatactattgatatataagggtttataaatgatttctaaatctttaaaaatgatttataaacatttataaattatttataatccttGTAAAACCTTATAGACtgaatttataaactcttataaatgaagtatac
The sequence above is drawn from the Raphanus sativus cultivar WK10039 chromosome 7, ASM80110v3, whole genome shotgun sequence genome and encodes:
- the LOC108836724 gene encoding methionine aminopeptidase 1B, chloroplastic, translating into MLPVTPPLIDPGRRSQRHGGFHKSVCTSVNECMCHGIPDSRQLQSGDIINIDVTVCLDSYHGDTSRTFFCGEVSEGFKQLVKVTEECLEKGIVVCKDGASFKKIGKRISDHAEKYGYNVVERFVGHGVGPVFHSEPLIYHYRNDEPGQMVEGQTFTIEPILTIGTTECVTWPDNWTTLTADGGVAAMIC